A segment of the Candidatus Methylomirabilota bacterium genome:
CGCTTGTCCACCTGGTCGCCGCTGAAGAGGAAGGAGCCCAGGATGGTCCTGAGCCGCTGGAGCGTCGAAGTCGGATCCGCCTGCTCCAGCTCTTCGAGCACGGTCCGCGCGGGGTCGAGGGCGTCCAGCTGGTGCTGGGCGTAGTAGTGCACCGCGACGTTCGCTCCGAGCGCCCGCTCGCCGCGGTCGAACGGCAGCACGTGCGCCAGCATCTTGAGCAGGGTGGACTTGCCCGCGCCGTTGACGCCCACGAGGGCGACCCGCTGCCCGCGCTCCACCGCGAATTCCATCCCGGCGTACACGACGTTGTCGCCGTACGCCTTGTGGACGCCGGTCAGCCGGGCGACGGTGCGGCCGGTGCGCGGCGGTTGGGGAAAGGCGAAGTGGATGCGCCGCGAGTCCCCGCCGACCTCGATCCGCTCGACCTTCTCGAGCATCTTGACGCGGCTCTGCACCTGCCGCGCCTTGGTCGCCTGGTAGCGGAAGCGGTCGATGAAGCGCTCGATCTCCGCCACGCGCTTGGCCTGGTTGCGCTGCCGCGCCTCCAGCAGGGCGTGCCTGGCCTCACGCTCGACCAAGTAGTGGTCGTAGTCGCCCATGTAGAGCGTGACCGCGCCGTCGGCCATCTCGGCGATGGAGGTGACCATGCGGTTCAGGAAGTAGCGGTCATGAGAGACCACGACCACGCTGCCGTCGTAGGAGGAGAGAAAGCTCTCGAGCCAGGCGAGCGACTCGAGGTCGAGGTGGTTCGTGGGCTCGTCGAGCAGGAGGAGATCCGGTCGCAGCAGGAGGAGCCGGGCCAGCGCCGCGCGCATCCGCCAGCCGCCCGAGAACTCGCCGAGGGGCCGGTGGAGGTCGGCGGAAGCGAAGCCGAGCCCGCCCAGGATGATCTTCGCCTCGGCCTCGAGGCGGTAGCCGCCGAGGGCCTCGAAGCGGTGCTGCACCTCGCCGTAGCGCTCCGTCAGCTCCGGGCCCGCGTCCGCCGCGGCCATGAGGGAAGCCAGGCGCTCGAGCTCCGCCTCGAGGCGCCAGACTTGGTCGAAGCCGGACAGCGCCTCGGCCAGCACCGTGCCGGCCTCGCTGGCGCCAACTTCCTGGGGCAGATAGCCGACGGTCACGTCGGTGTCACGGTGCACTCGTCCGGCGTCCGCATCCTCGACGCCCGCCAGGATCCGGCACAGCGTGGTCTTGCCCGTGCCGTTGGGCCCGCAGAGACCGATGCGCTCGCCCCGGCCGATGCGCCAGGAGACCTCGCGGAGCAGGGTCTGGCCTCCGTACCCCTTGAAGACGGCGTCGAGCGCGATCACGCCACGCCTCCCCTACCCCATGGTCTGGACTCGGTCCGGCGCGATCGTGAAGATCACGCGCACCTCGCCCGGCTTGCGGTACGGGTAGCGGTCCTGGCCCAAGTACTTCTTCGAGAGCGCGTCGATATGGGCGTCGGCGCCCGACTCGGTGACGGCGGCGACGCGGCCCCTGACCTGCACGTACCGGTAGGGGTTGTCGGGATCCATGATGGACAGCGCCACCGCCGGAGTGCGGCGGAGGTTCTTGTCCTTCAGGCGCCCCTTGGCGGTGTTGATGCGGAGAGGGCTGCCGTCCCAGTCGAACCACACGGGCGTCACCTGGGGCGTGCCGTCGGCGTTGCGCGTCGCCAGGTTTGCGAAGGCCTTCTTCGTGGTGAGCAGGTCGCTGTATGCCTCGGGAATGGCGATCATTGTGCGGATCCTTTCTTGACGTCGTCCATGACGGCGAAAGCGTGGCGAACGGACTTCATGCTGATCGTGCCGCCCATGATCGCGCCGATGTCGAGCGTCTCTGCAATCTCCGCGTCCGTCGCGCCCAGGTGGAGGACCTCCTCCACGCGGTGCTCGATTCAGTCGAAGCAGTTCTGGACGACCGCGACGCTGAGCGCCGTCAGCTCTTTGTGCTTCTTGCTGAGGGCCCCGTCGGCGAACACCCGCCTGCCGACCTCGCCCACGGCCGCTGGCACCTTCATCGGGCTCTTGGCGATGAGGCTGTTGAGCCGTTTGCGCTCCTGGTTCTTCTCGTGGAGGTGGATCATGCGCCCTCCTTGGGCGGTACGTCGGTGAGCATCCGGGCGCGGGCCTCGGCCAACCCACGCAGGGCCAGCAGCAGGCGCACCATGCACTGCTGGACCAGGGCCGCGTCCTGTGCCGTGGGATCGGCCATCCAGGCTCTCGCCCACTCGCGGCTCCCGGCCTTCA
Coding sequences within it:
- a CDS encoding ABC-F family ATP-binding cassette domain-containing protein — its product is MIALDAVFKGYGGQTLLREVSWRIGRGERIGLCGPNGTGKTTLCRILAGVEDADAGRVHRDTDVTVGYLPQEVGASEAGTVLAEALSGFDQVWRLEAELERLASLMAAADAGPELTERYGEVQHRFEALGGYRLEAEAKIILGGLGFASADLHRPLGEFSGGWRMRAALARLLLLRPDLLLLDEPTNHLDLESLAWLESFLSSYDGSVVVVSHDRYFLNRMVTSIAEMADGAVTLYMGDYDHYLVEREARHALLEARQRNQAKRVAEIERFIDRFRYQATKARQVQSRVKMLEKVERIEVGGDSRRIHFAFPQPPRTGRTVARLTGVHKAYGDNVVYAGMEFAVERGQRVALVGVNGAGKSTLLKMLAHVLPFDRGERALGANVAVHYYAQHQLDALDPARTVLEELEQADPTSTLQRLRTILGSFLFSGDQVDKRISVLSGGEKARVALAKTLVRPAALLCMDEPTNHLDLASKEVLEGALAAFTGTIVFISHDRYFINRIATQVVEVDRGRLTTHLGNYDDYLARKAQPEAAPAVTPRVPTGGAAAGPVSKPPKKKVQPPRKALDREIKAIKARLQAVETQISTMERRLEEISLALTDPDLYRDGELARQIAQARKDAEGQVAWLMKEWEELSLQLAAATGGA
- a CDS encoding PPOX class F420-dependent oxidoreductase codes for the protein MIAIPEAYSDLLTTKKAFANLATRNADGTPQVTPVWFDWDGSPLRINTAKGRLKDKNLRRTPAVALSIMDPDNPYRYVQVRGRVAAVTESGADAHIDALSKKYLGQDRYPYRKPGEVRVIFTIAPDRVQTMG